A single genomic interval of Flavihumibacter rivuli harbors:
- a CDS encoding IS256 family transposase: MLDKQHPDYDSLQKKALEQLRSGKSLFGKDGAFAPMLKQFIEAALEAELEEHLDDEQRDNGNRKNGKNSKRLKTAEGTLDIETPRDRDASFEPQLVKKRETILAESLEHKILGLYGHGMSFRDIASHIKDMYDTDISAATLSAITDKIIPLVKEWQNRVLEPTYCIVFLDAMYYKVKEEGKIVTRCVYNILGIAPDGRKDLLGMYIAESEGANFWLGVLSNLQQRGVADILIACIDNLKGFAEAIASIYPKTEVQTCVVHQIRNSLKYIANKDQRPFLADLKPVYQAVSLDEAEQQLQELEAKWGKKYPIVIDSWHRNWSKLRTYFKYSPAIRKLVYTTNAIEGFHRQIRKVTKTKGAFTSDMALLKLIYLATMNIQKKWSKPLPNWALTVSQLSIIFGDRLKLMI, from the coding sequence ATGCTAGACAAACAACACCCTGATTATGACAGCCTTCAGAAGAAGGCCTTAGAGCAATTGCGCTCTGGCAAGTCGCTTTTCGGTAAAGACGGAGCCTTTGCCCCCATGCTAAAACAGTTCATTGAGGCAGCCCTTGAAGCTGAGCTAGAGGAGCATCTTGACGATGAGCAACGTGATAATGGCAATCGCAAGAATGGGAAGAACAGTAAACGGCTTAAGACAGCAGAAGGGACACTGGATATAGAAACTCCTCGCGATCGGGATGCATCCTTTGAACCACAATTAGTCAAAAAGCGGGAGACCATTTTAGCGGAGAGCCTGGAACATAAGATACTGGGGCTTTATGGCCATGGAATGAGTTTTCGGGATATTGCATCACATATCAAGGACATGTATGATACTGACATATCTGCGGCTACATTGTCTGCAATCACCGATAAGATTATCCCACTGGTAAAAGAATGGCAGAACCGGGTCTTGGAGCCGACCTACTGCATTGTTTTTTTGGATGCCATGTATTACAAGGTCAAGGAGGAAGGCAAAATCGTCACTCGCTGTGTTTATAATATCCTGGGAATAGCTCCAGATGGCCGAAAAGACTTACTCGGGATGTACATAGCCGAGAGCGAAGGGGCCAACTTTTGGCTAGGAGTGCTCAGCAATCTGCAACAGCGCGGGGTTGCCGACATCCTGATTGCCTGTATTGATAACCTTAAGGGGTTTGCCGAAGCCATAGCCAGCATATACCCCAAGACTGAAGTGCAAACCTGCGTGGTGCATCAGATCCGTAACTCGCTAAAGTATATTGCCAATAAAGACCAAAGGCCCTTTTTGGCTGATCTTAAGCCAGTGTACCAGGCGGTAAGCCTGGATGAAGCTGAACAGCAATTACAGGAATTAGAAGCTAAATGGGGTAAAAAGTATCCGATTGTCATTGACTCCTGGCACCGCAACTGGAGTAAGTTAAGGACATACTTTAAGTATTCCCCGGCCATCCGAAAACTAGTATATACCACCAATGCCATAGAGGGCTTCCACCGGCAAATCCGAAAGGTAACCAAAACAAAAGGGGCATTTACCTCTGATATGGCACTATTGAAATTGATCTATCTGGCAACCATGAACATCCAGAAGAAATGGTCAAAACCCCTGCCAAACTGGGCACTTACCGTATCCCAACTGTCCATCATTTTTGGTGACCGGTTGAAATTGATGATATAA
- a CDS encoding efflux transporter outer membrane subunit, with product MKHKRIIFSLLVLTVVGSACMVGPKYSRPETSMDFGYREGPVEDTSALMAWFELYQDTVLQRYIKRVLDSNRNLLTAAARVEESRAISGVVKANLYPRFDYQLSAGGGSAGSEAQKVAGGFDGGVLNAFGVLNWEIDIWGKLRHANRAAIAQMLATEDNRNALKVSLVAEAATLYFLLRDLDNRLGIAKRTLESRKENTRILTNRFDTGYVSELDKLQAITQQAAAAAVIPNIQRQIVQTENAMRVLMGMGPGTLDRGLSNYDQVITPDIPVGLPSQLLVRRPDIRAIENDLQAQFERIGVAEANRFPSFSLTGLLGFASPQLSTFLGSQGLVANGFANLAGPIFNFGQNKRLVEVQRKRTEQLIYQYQQTVLSAFADVDYSLTAYRTLVEEYDQRKIQVEAARKALALSMARYNYGYTSYLEVIVQENALFDAELQESITLQQKLNSLVQLYKALGGGWER from the coding sequence ATGAAGCATAAACGAATTATATTTTCCTTACTGGTCCTTACCGTTGTTGGGTCGGCATGTATGGTGGGTCCAAAATATAGTCGCCCGGAAACATCCATGGACTTTGGTTACAGGGAAGGCCCTGTTGAAGATACTTCTGCACTGATGGCCTGGTTCGAACTTTATCAGGATACTGTCCTGCAGCGCTATATCAAAAGGGTGCTGGACAGTAACCGTAACCTTCTTACTGCTGCCGCAAGGGTAGAAGAGTCAAGGGCTATTTCCGGGGTGGTAAAAGCTAATCTGTATCCCAGGTTTGATTACCAATTGAGCGCAGGTGGGGGATCTGCGGGATCCGAAGCGCAAAAGGTAGCCGGGGGATTTGATGGAGGGGTATTGAATGCCTTTGGTGTGTTGAACTGGGAGATCGATATCTGGGGCAAACTGAGACATGCCAACAGGGCCGCGATTGCCCAAATGCTGGCCACAGAAGACAACCGGAATGCCCTTAAAGTAAGCCTGGTGGCGGAAGCCGCTACCCTCTATTTCTTGTTGAGGGACCTGGACAATCGTCTGGGCATTGCCAAAAGAACCCTGGAATCCAGGAAGGAGAATACAAGGATACTTACCAACCGTTTCGATACCGGTTATGTTTCAGAGTTGGATAAGCTCCAGGCTATAACCCAGCAGGCTGCTGCTGCTGCAGTGATCCCTAATATCCAAAGACAGATCGTTCAGACTGAGAATGCCATGCGGGTGTTAATGGGGATGGGGCCAGGGACCCTGGATAGGGGGCTTAGCAATTATGACCAGGTCATTACCCCTGATATTCCGGTTGGCCTTCCTTCGCAGTTGCTGGTAAGGCGTCCGGATATCCGCGCGATCGAGAACGACCTGCAGGCACAGTTTGAGCGTATTGGAGTGGCAGAAGCCAATCGCTTTCCTTCCTTTAGCCTTACAGGATTGCTGGGGTTCGCCAGTCCGCAATTATCCACATTCCTTGGCTCACAGGGACTTGTAGCCAACGGGTTTGCCAACCTTGCCGGTCCTATTTTTAATTTTGGTCAGAACAAACGCCTGGTGGAAGTGCAGCGCAAGCGGACCGAGCAGTTGATCTACCAGTACCAGCAAACGGTGTTGAGTGCCTTTGCTGATGTTGATTATTCACTCACTGCTTACCGGACTTTGGTAGAGGAATATGACCAGCGTAAGATTCAGGTAGAAGCCGCCCGGAAGGCCCTGGCACTTTCCATGGCAAGATACAATTATGGTTATACTTCCTATCTGGAAGTGATCGTCCAGGAGAATGCCCTTTTTGACGCGGAATTACAGGAGTCCATTACGCTCCAGCAAAAATTGAATTCCCTGGTGCAGTTGTATAAGGCCCTGGGGGGTGGATGGGAGAGATGA